A part of Antechinus flavipes isolate AdamAnt ecotype Samford, QLD, Australia chromosome 6, AdamAnt_v2, whole genome shotgun sequence genomic DNA contains:
- the CDHR5 gene encoding cadherin-related family member 5 isoform X1, with protein MRASGWALGLLPLLLLLPGAEGQIQVCSVSPDWIEVYENVLPTQAVATITAPPEQEVVLSPTSNLIFEIENRELRLIREPDYETDPVLTANLECKEGNIVVTKLTVTVVVLNVNDEPPLFPFSSKTWNVSENTNVGTTVIPATELTATDKDGDTLFYTLLGQSPPGADKVFSLAGVNSPALQLAQALDYDKMPSMVFHLLVRDTPEPEAEPSHTATASITIQVVPADMRPPWFLPCQYNDGRVCIHAQYLGTVPVGFLLTTPFTFFPGPVYAVDGDTAINEPIRYSIIQGNENNTFQIGEDSGNVTMTKAVPIPTIFHLLVQARQVHTGSYSVTQVTIEVMNNQHPPRFTRALYRGWLPPDTRPNVAVKDEEDPARLLTLSAEDLDFPPEVPNWGLEYRITNSSAFRMSGEVVLTSAPVGPPGVLYLEAEVLDRQTREKDTTTIQVLIQPTPPESTTPDSDRQTAPTSSSTPTPSPGTGPTQAPPHPDTTVKPSATPPSQGTPGPSPDPPQTPPHPDTTVKPSGGPPTQNPAGPDPTQAPSRPDTTVKPSGGPPTQNSPGPGPSGGSQTETPGGITGKPTPESGASATTSLGTIGPSRPTGGSSGDKTQRRFTASEMGATGGVLGALLFLTLILLGVFVYKYYRGPRESPLSSKPGTDPKDSGYENKAFQAQEAPDGGASPSPSPEPEPLPRPPTGDSPRGSIRSLALPMPDAEVTPPAVREPEEKAEAQGRGSTREKPMRSILTKERKSEGGGYKAVWFGEDIGAQVDVVVINSPAPEEPHAESQEPTAQPSQGPSPS; from the exons ATGAGGGCCTCTGGCTGGGCCCTGGGCCTCCTGCCACTTCTGCTGCTGCTTCCCGGAGCTGAGGGCCAGATCCAGG TGTGCTCTGTGTCCCCTGACTGGATCGAGGTGTACGAGAACGTGCTCCCCACACAAGCCGTGGCCACGATCACAGCGCCCCCCGAGCAGGAGGTCGTCCTGAGCCCTACTTCCAATCTGATCTTCGAGATTGAGAATAGGGAGCTGAGGCTCATTAGAGAACCCGATTATGAG ACAGATCCTGTGCTGACTGCAAACCTGGAGTGCAAGGAAGGGAATATCGTG GTGACCAAGCTGACCGTGACTGTGGTAGTCCTCAATGTCAATGACGAGCCCCCCCTGTTTCCCTTTTCCAGCAAAACCTGGAACGTCAGCGAG AACACCAACGTGGGGACCACTGTTATACCGGCCACAGAACTGACAGCCACAGACAAAGATGGGGACACGCTCTTCTACACTCTCTTAGGGCAGAGCCCCCCG GGTGCAGACAAGGTTTTCTCCCTGGCTGGGGTTAACTCCCCCGCCCTGCAGCTGGCCCAGGCTCTGGACTATGACAAGATGCCATCCATGGTCTTCCACCTTCTGGTCAGG GACACTCCCGAACCAGAGGCTGAGCCCAGCCACACGGCCACAGCCTCCATCACAATCCAAGTGGTTCCTGCCGACATGCGCCCACCCTGGTTCTTGCCCTGCCAGTACAATGATGGGCGGGTCTGCATCCACGCCCAGTACCTGGGGACGGTGCCCGTTGGCTTCCTCCTG ACAACACCCTTCACCTTCTTCCCTGGGCCTGTGTACGCTGTTGATGGGGACACTGCCATCAATGAGCCGATAAGATACAGCATTATTCAGG GGAACGAGAACAACACTTTTCAGATTGGAGAGGACTCGGGCAACGTCACCATGACCAAAGCCGTCCCCATCCCCACCATCTTCCACCTGCTGGTCCAG GCTCGACAAGTGCACACGGGAAGCTATTCTGTGACCCAGGTGACCATCGAGGTGATGAACAATCAGCACCCGCCTCGCTTCACCCGGGCCCTGTACCGAGGCTGGCTGCCCCCGGACACCCGCCCTAACGTGGCCGTGAAGGACGAAGAAGACCCGGCCAGGTTGCTGACGCTCAGCGCTGAGGACCTTGACTTCCCGCCAGAA GTGCCCAATTGGGGCCTGGAGTACCGAATCACCAACAGCTCCGCCTTCAGGATGTCTGGGGAAGTTGTGCTGACCAGCGCCCCCGTGGGGCCCCCCGGGGTGCTCTACCTGGAG GCCGAGGTCTTGGACAGGCAGACGAGGGAGAAGGACACCACCACCATCCAGGTCCTCATCCAGCCCACCCCTCCAG AATCCACGACTCCAGACAGTGATAGGCAGACCGCTCCGACTTCAAGCAGCACCCCGACCCCGAGCCCTGGCACCGGCCCCACCCAGGCCCCCCCACACCCAGACACCACTGTGAAGCCCTCGGCCACGCCCCCTTCCCAGGGGACCCCAGGCCCTAGCCCCGACCCCCCCCAGACCCCCCCACACCCAGACACCACTGTGAAGCCCTCAGGCGGACCCCCCACCCAGAATCCCGCAGGCCCTGACCCCACCCAGGCCCCCTCCCGCCCAGACACCACTGTGAAGCCCTCAGGTGGACCCCCCACCCAGAATTCCCCAGGCCCTGGCCCCTCTGGGGGCTCCCAGACTGAAACCCCAGGAGGGATCACAGGGAAACCGACTCCAGAGTCAGGTGCCTCAGCAACAACCTCTCTGGGAACCATTGGACCCTCCAGGCCCACAG GTGGCTCCTCGGGGGACAAGACGCAGCGGAGGTTCACGGCGAGCGAGATGGGGGCCACCGGGGGAGTGCTGGGAGCCCTGCTCTTCCTGACCCTCATCCTGCTGGGAGTCTTTGTCTACAAATACTATAGGGGCCCCAGGGAGAGCCCTCTCAGCAGCAAGCCCGGG ACCGACCCGAAGGACTCGGGTTATGAAAACAAAGCATTCCAAGCCCAGGAGGCGCCCGATGGGGGAGCCTCCCCCAGCCCTAGCCCAGAGCCGGAGCCTTTGCCCCGGCCCCCCACGGGTGACTCCCCAAGGGGGTCCATTCGCAGCCTGGCCCTGCCGATGCCCGATGCCGAGGTGACCCCCCCTGCGGTCAGAGAGCCCGAGGAGAAGGCGGAGGCCCAAGGCCGGGGGAGCACCAGGGAGAAGCCCATGAGGTCCATCCTGACCAAGGAGCGCAAGTCAGAGGGGGGAGGCTACAAGGCTGTGTGGTTCGGAGAGGACATCGGGGCACAAGTGGATGTGGTCGTCATCAACAGCCCGGCGCCCGAGGAGCCCCACGCTGAATCCCAGGAGCCAACAGCCCAACCTAGTCAGGGGCCCAGTCCCAGCTGA
- the CDHR5 gene encoding cadherin-related family member 5 isoform X2 — protein sequence MRASGWALGLLPLLLLLPGAEGQIQVCSVSPDWIEVYENVLPTQAVATITAPPEQEVVLSPTSNLIFEIENRELRLIREPDYETDPVLTANLECKEGNIVVTKLTVTVVVLNVNDEPPLFPFSSKTWNVSENTNVGTTVIPATELTATDKDGDTLFYTLLGQSPPGADKVFSLAGVNSPALQLAQALDYDKMPSMVFHLLVRDTPEPEAEPSHTATASITIQVVPADMRPPWFLPCQYNDGRVCIHAQYLGTVPVGFLLTTPFTFFPGPVYAVDGDTAINEPIRYSIIQGNENNTFQIGEDSGNVTMTKAVPIPTIFHLLVQARQVHTGSYSVTQVTIEVMNNQHPPRFTRALYRGWLPPDTRPNVAVKDEEDPARLLTLSAEDLDFPPEVPNWGLEYRITNSSAFRMSGEVVLTSAPVGPPGVLYLEAEVLDRQTREKDTTTIQVLIQPTPPGGSSGDKTQRRFTASEMGATGGVLGALLFLTLILLGVFVYKYYRGPRESPLSSKPGTDPKDSGYENKAFQAQEAPDGGASPSPSPEPEPLPRPPTGDSPRGSIRSLALPMPDAEVTPPAVREPEEKAEAQGRGSTREKPMRSILTKERKSEGGGYKAVWFGEDIGAQVDVVVINSPAPEEPHAESQEPTAQPSQGPSPS from the exons ATGAGGGCCTCTGGCTGGGCCCTGGGCCTCCTGCCACTTCTGCTGCTGCTTCCCGGAGCTGAGGGCCAGATCCAGG TGTGCTCTGTGTCCCCTGACTGGATCGAGGTGTACGAGAACGTGCTCCCCACACAAGCCGTGGCCACGATCACAGCGCCCCCCGAGCAGGAGGTCGTCCTGAGCCCTACTTCCAATCTGATCTTCGAGATTGAGAATAGGGAGCTGAGGCTCATTAGAGAACCCGATTATGAG ACAGATCCTGTGCTGACTGCAAACCTGGAGTGCAAGGAAGGGAATATCGTG GTGACCAAGCTGACCGTGACTGTGGTAGTCCTCAATGTCAATGACGAGCCCCCCCTGTTTCCCTTTTCCAGCAAAACCTGGAACGTCAGCGAG AACACCAACGTGGGGACCACTGTTATACCGGCCACAGAACTGACAGCCACAGACAAAGATGGGGACACGCTCTTCTACACTCTCTTAGGGCAGAGCCCCCCG GGTGCAGACAAGGTTTTCTCCCTGGCTGGGGTTAACTCCCCCGCCCTGCAGCTGGCCCAGGCTCTGGACTATGACAAGATGCCATCCATGGTCTTCCACCTTCTGGTCAGG GACACTCCCGAACCAGAGGCTGAGCCCAGCCACACGGCCACAGCCTCCATCACAATCCAAGTGGTTCCTGCCGACATGCGCCCACCCTGGTTCTTGCCCTGCCAGTACAATGATGGGCGGGTCTGCATCCACGCCCAGTACCTGGGGACGGTGCCCGTTGGCTTCCTCCTG ACAACACCCTTCACCTTCTTCCCTGGGCCTGTGTACGCTGTTGATGGGGACACTGCCATCAATGAGCCGATAAGATACAGCATTATTCAGG GGAACGAGAACAACACTTTTCAGATTGGAGAGGACTCGGGCAACGTCACCATGACCAAAGCCGTCCCCATCCCCACCATCTTCCACCTGCTGGTCCAG GCTCGACAAGTGCACACGGGAAGCTATTCTGTGACCCAGGTGACCATCGAGGTGATGAACAATCAGCACCCGCCTCGCTTCACCCGGGCCCTGTACCGAGGCTGGCTGCCCCCGGACACCCGCCCTAACGTGGCCGTGAAGGACGAAGAAGACCCGGCCAGGTTGCTGACGCTCAGCGCTGAGGACCTTGACTTCCCGCCAGAA GTGCCCAATTGGGGCCTGGAGTACCGAATCACCAACAGCTCCGCCTTCAGGATGTCTGGGGAAGTTGTGCTGACCAGCGCCCCCGTGGGGCCCCCCGGGGTGCTCTACCTGGAG GCCGAGGTCTTGGACAGGCAGACGAGGGAGAAGGACACCACCACCATCCAGGTCCTCATCCAGCCCACCCCTCCAG GTGGCTCCTCGGGGGACAAGACGCAGCGGAGGTTCACGGCGAGCGAGATGGGGGCCACCGGGGGAGTGCTGGGAGCCCTGCTCTTCCTGACCCTCATCCTGCTGGGAGTCTTTGTCTACAAATACTATAGGGGCCCCAGGGAGAGCCCTCTCAGCAGCAAGCCCGGG ACCGACCCGAAGGACTCGGGTTATGAAAACAAAGCATTCCAAGCCCAGGAGGCGCCCGATGGGGGAGCCTCCCCCAGCCCTAGCCCAGAGCCGGAGCCTTTGCCCCGGCCCCCCACGGGTGACTCCCCAAGGGGGTCCATTCGCAGCCTGGCCCTGCCGATGCCCGATGCCGAGGTGACCCCCCCTGCGGTCAGAGAGCCCGAGGAGAAGGCGGAGGCCCAAGGCCGGGGGAGCACCAGGGAGAAGCCCATGAGGTCCATCCTGACCAAGGAGCGCAAGTCAGAGGGGGGAGGCTACAAGGCTGTGTGGTTCGGAGAGGACATCGGGGCACAAGTGGATGTGGTCGTCATCAACAGCCCGGCGCCCGAGGAGCCCCACGCTGAATCCCAGGAGCCAACAGCCCAACCTAGTCAGGGGCCCAGTCCCAGCTGA